From the genome of Hydrogenophilus thermoluteolus, one region includes:
- a CDS encoding TatD family hydrolase, with the protein MTQLIDTHCHLEFPGLKERLNEVLANMAANRVVAAVSIGTTLERAREVLEIAEAHPNIWATVGVHPDNEGVEEPTVERLVALANHAKVVAIGETGLDYYRLTDAPEWQRTRFRTHIQAARTLKLPLVIHTRAAAHDTIAILREEGAEAVGGVMHCFTESRETAKAALDLGFYISFSGIATFKNAASVREVARYVPLDRILVETDAPYLAPVPHRGKRCEPAFVRHTAEFLAEFLGIDFATFAERTTENACRLFSLRLTHPEEVSA; encoded by the coding sequence ATGACCCAACTGATCGACACCCATTGCCATCTCGAATTCCCCGGACTCAAAGAACGACTGAACGAAGTTCTGGCCAATATGGCAGCAAACCGCGTCGTCGCAGCGGTTTCGATCGGCACCACGCTGGAACGCGCGCGAGAGGTACTGGAAATTGCCGAAGCCCACCCCAATATCTGGGCCACCGTCGGCGTCCACCCAGATAACGAAGGCGTCGAGGAGCCGACCGTGGAGCGCTTGGTTGCGCTCGCGAACCACGCCAAAGTCGTCGCGATCGGGGAAACCGGGCTCGACTATTATCGCCTCACCGACGCGCCTGAGTGGCAGCGCACCCGCTTTCGTACCCATATCCAGGCGGCCCGCACCTTGAAGTTGCCGCTCGTGATCCACACTCGCGCCGCCGCGCACGACACGATCGCAATCCTTCGTGAAGAGGGGGCAGAAGCGGTCGGCGGCGTGATGCACTGCTTCACCGAAAGCCGCGAAACGGCGAAAGCCGCATTGGATCTCGGCTTCTACATCTCCTTTTCAGGGATCGCCACGTTCAAGAACGCGGCGTCGGTCCGGGAGGTAGCCCGTTACGTTCCGCTCGACCGGATCCTGGTCGAGACCGACGCCCCCTATCTGGCGCCCGTCCCGCACCGTGGCAAACGATGCGAACCCGCCTTTGTGCGCCACACCGCAGAATTTTTAGCGGAATTTCTCGGAATCGACTTCGCCACCTTTGCCGAACGTACTACGGAAAATGCCTGCCGTCTCTTTTCGTTGCGCCTAACCCACCCAGAGGAGGTCTCCGCATGA
- a CDS encoding TatD family hydrolase produces MPPPISLIDTHLHLDAAEFDTDRAAVWEGALRAGVAAAVIPAVEPRQWPSQRARLAHFPALAHAWGIHPCFVDHAHAWAEAEAGRPLDDTAAAAFACAALEAWITEHGAVAIGEIGLDRFVTTPAWSRQVVWFEAQLAVAERLQLPVLCHARRAVEDVRIRVRKANLPGGIIHAFNGSVAQAEDLITHGFCLGFGGAMTHPRANHLQRLAGTLPLEGIVLETDAPDIPPAWADSRPTRRTEPADLVRYAAFLAEQRGADFDAIASATTENALRVIPQLQRLRTTTPLTATLEPAR; encoded by the coding sequence ATGCCACCACCGATTTCCCTCATCGATACCCATCTGCACCTCGACGCCGCCGAGTTCGACACCGATCGCGCAGCGGTCTGGGAAGGCGCACTGCGCGCGGGCGTTGCGGCTGCGGTCATCCCGGCGGTCGAGCCGCGCCAGTGGCCGAGCCAACGGGCGCGGCTTGCCCATTTTCCGGCGCTCGCGCATGCCTGGGGCATCCACCCCTGTTTCGTCGACCACGCCCACGCCTGGGCCGAAGCCGAGGCGGGGCGGCCGCTCGACGATACAGCGGCAGCCGCGTTCGCGTGCGCGGCGCTCGAAGCGTGGATTACTGAGCACGGCGCTGTCGCGATCGGAGAGATCGGGCTTGACCGCTTCGTTACCACTCCTGCATGGTCACGGCAGGTCGTCTGGTTCGAGGCGCAACTGGCGGTGGCCGAACGGCTGCAGCTTCCTGTGCTCTGCCATGCACGCCGCGCCGTCGAAGATGTTCGCATCCGGGTGCGCAAAGCCAACCTTCCGGGCGGTATCATCCACGCTTTCAATGGTTCGGTGGCGCAAGCCGAAGACTTGATCACGCACGGGTTCTGTCTGGGGTTTGGCGGCGCGATGACCCACCCCCGAGCCAACCACCTGCAACGGCTTGCGGGCACACTGCCTCTGGAAGGGATCGTGCTCGAGACCGACGCCCCCGATATCCCGCCCGCATGGGCCGATAGCCGCCCAACACGCCGGACTGAACCGGCCGATCTCGTGCGCTACGCGGCCTTTTTGGCCGAACAGCGCGGAGCGGACTTTGATGCGATCGCCTCGGCGACTACCGAAAACGCACTGCGGGTCATCCCGCAGCTGCAACGCCTCCGCACAACGACCCCGCTCACTGCCACTTTGGAGCCAGCGCGATGA
- the recD gene encoding exodeoxyribonuclease V subunit alpha has translation MEPQSETTQSEREREETATTILARHLAQTFQAVSSPPAGADRNVVDEAERAGKAVERFVEALLEALAEGNTALQLTAETAAWLRQQPWVSDGSRFAPVILTGTLAQFHRYWLAEQTLAAFFDARVGIGANSQGLRKADIDPAETAPLDPEFRAAADAFALEAEKRTVIARALTLPVALLTGGPGTGKTTTLAWFLAAALRRHPELRIALAAPTGKAAQRMGEALTHVLPELPLSDAAKACLCALTPLTLHRLLGIGRRPEPSYHAQRPLPYDLVVVDEASMVDVLLLAKLVRALPATAQLLLIGDPNQLASVEAGNVLADLVARYPNCHLPLSRSHRFTAAIGAFADAVIAGNGDAAWQMLSPADEAVLRSLFASHEFPKDLPPLRLQPTAAELFAAIDRGFQSVLAHLAVAPNGSDFSSVAAYVRTLFARYRVFRLLSPLRHDRRYGVRALNARIAEHWHRAHRIPFVGTGAGRPILLGQPITIESNDYSLSLFNGDQGVVFPWLGTLFAWFLDADAPHGVRPVPLAQLPHWESAWALTVHKAQGSEFDAVLLVLPAETVTVATRELLYTAITRAKRGFVFWGTEDAFRAAVANRTVRVSGLGGAVVGSGASAR, from the coding sequence ATGGAACCGCAAAGCGAAACGACCCAATCGGAACGGGAACGCGAAGAGACGGCAACCACGATTTTGGCGCGCCACCTCGCCCAAACCTTCCAGGCTGTTTCCTCTCCTCCCGCTGGTGCGGATCGAAACGTGGTCGATGAAGCGGAGCGCGCGGGCAAGGCGGTGGAACGCTTCGTGGAGGCGCTTTTGGAAGCCCTTGCCGAGGGCAATACCGCTCTCCAGTTGACTGCCGAAACGGCCGCTTGGTTGCGGCAACAACCGTGGGTTTCGGACGGCTCGCGATTCGCGCCTGTGATCCTTACGGGGACGCTTGCGCAGTTTCACCGCTACTGGCTAGCGGAACAGACCCTGGCCGCTTTTTTCGACGCGCGCGTTGGCATTGGCGCCAATTCCCAAGGGTTACGGAAAGCGGATATCGACCCTGCCGAGACCGCGCCGCTCGATCCCGAATTTCGTGCAGCCGCCGATGCGTTCGCGCTCGAAGCGGAAAAGCGCACGGTGATCGCGCGCGCGCTCACACTGCCGGTGGCCCTCTTGACCGGAGGGCCGGGCACCGGCAAGACGACGACGCTCGCCTGGTTCTTGGCCGCAGCGCTTCGGCGTCATCCTGAGTTGCGGATCGCGCTCGCTGCGCCCACTGGGAAAGCGGCGCAACGGATGGGGGAAGCATTGACGCACGTGTTACCCGAATTGCCGCTTTCGGACGCTGCGAAAGCATGTCTTTGTGCGCTCACCCCACTCACGCTGCACCGTCTCTTGGGCATCGGGCGCAGACCCGAACCGAGCTACCACGCGCAACGGCCACTGCCTTACGACCTGGTCGTGGTCGATGAAGCGTCGATGGTCGATGTGCTGCTTCTTGCGAAACTGGTGCGCGCGCTTCCCGCTACCGCGCAGCTTCTGCTTATTGGAGACCCCAACCAACTCGCCTCCGTGGAAGCCGGCAACGTCTTGGCCGATCTCGTCGCGCGCTACCCGAATTGCCACCTGCCTCTTTCCCGCAGCCACCGCTTCACCGCCGCGATTGGGGCGTTTGCGGATGCGGTGATCGCGGGCAACGGTGACGCGGCGTGGCAGATGCTGTCCCCTGCGGACGAAGCGGTGTTGCGCTCTCTTTTCGCGTCGCATGAGTTCCCCAAAGATCTTCCTCCATTGCGGCTCCAACCGACCGCAGCGGAACTGTTCGCGGCGATCGATCGCGGATTTCAAAGCGTGTTGGCCCACCTTGCCGTTGCGCCCAACGGAAGCGACTTTTCGAGCGTTGCCGCGTACGTGCGCACCCTCTTTGCGCGCTACCGTGTCTTTCGGCTGCTCAGTCCCTTACGCCACGATCGCCGCTATGGCGTGCGTGCCCTCAACGCCCGAATTGCCGAACATTGGCACCGCGCGCACCGCATCCCGTTCGTCGGTACGGGCGCGGGAAGACCGATCCTGCTTGGGCAGCCGATCACGATCGAAAGCAACGACTACAGTCTTTCCCTCTTCAATGGCGACCAAGGGGTGGTCTTTCCGTGGCTAGGGACGCTTTTTGCCTGGTTTCTCGACGCCGACGCGCCGCACGGGGTGCGCCCCGTGCCGCTTGCGCAATTGCCCCATTGGGAGAGCGCGTGGGCGCTCACCGTACACAAAGCGCAAGGGTCGGAATTCGACGCCGTGTTGCTCGTCTTACCTGCCGAGACCGTCACCGTAGCGACGCGCGAACTGCTCTATACCGCGATCACCCGGGCGAAACGCGGGTTCGTTTTCTGGGGTACCGAGGACGCTTTTCGCGCCGCAGTCGCGAATCGGACGGTTCGAGTCAGTGGTTTGGGTGGCGCGGTGGTTGGATCTGGTGCTTCTGCACGTTGA
- the ubiD gene encoding 4-hydroxy-3-polyprenylbenzoate decarboxylase, which translates to MANELRFPDLRAFLTFLESRGELLRVTQPVSPDLEMTAWSDATLKREGPALLFTQPARSDGTAYDFPALTNLFGTPQRIVWGMGQELPESGDWREPLRDLGRLLAYLKEPEPPRGWRDAWEKLPLLRRALDMGPKRVGRAPVHEVVWEGDAVDLTQLPIQRCWPEDVAPLITWGLVVTRGPHKKRQNLGIYRQQLIDRNRVIMRWLSHRGGALDFAEHQKAHPGEPFPVAVVLGCDPATILAAVTPIPDTLSEYQFAGLLRGEKTELTAAGVGDLEVPARAEIVLEGFIHPGDTAQEGPYGDHTGYYNERAEFPVLTVTRVTMRRDAIYHTTYTGKPPDEPAVLGMALNEVFLPLLQRQYPEIVDFYLPPEGCSYRLALVAIKKAYPGHARRVMFGVWGFLRQFMYTKFIIVVDDDVDIRSWPEVIWALTTRVDAARDTMVVENTPIDYLDFASPVAGLGSKMGIDATNKWPGETTREWGRPITMPREIVAAAEAGLEGLLKQGSDRTEET; encoded by the coding sequence ATGGCCAATGAACTCCGTTTTCCCGACCTAAGGGCGTTCTTGACCTTTCTCGAGTCGCGCGGAGAACTGTTGCGCGTCACGCAACCGGTCAGTCCCGACCTGGAAATGACCGCGTGGAGCGACGCAACGCTCAAACGGGAAGGGCCGGCGTTGCTCTTCACCCAGCCGGCGCGCAGCGACGGAACTGCGTACGATTTTCCGGCACTCACCAACCTCTTCGGCACGCCACAACGCATCGTCTGGGGCATGGGGCAAGAGCTCCCCGAATCGGGCGATTGGCGCGAGCCGCTGCGCGACCTTGGGCGGCTGCTTGCCTACCTCAAAGAACCGGAACCGCCGCGCGGTTGGCGCGACGCCTGGGAAAAACTGCCGCTTCTGCGCCGCGCGCTCGACATGGGACCGAAACGGGTCGGCCGCGCCCCTGTGCATGAAGTCGTCTGGGAAGGCGACGCGGTGGATCTTACGCAACTGCCTATCCAGCGCTGCTGGCCAGAGGACGTAGCGCCACTCATCACCTGGGGGCTCGTCGTCACCCGTGGCCCCCACAAAAAGCGGCAGAACCTGGGTATCTACCGCCAACAGCTCATCGACCGCAACCGAGTGATCATGCGCTGGCTCTCGCACCGCGGCGGCGCGCTCGATTTTGCCGAACACCAAAAAGCCCACCCGGGCGAACCTTTTCCCGTTGCAGTGGTGCTCGGTTGCGACCCGGCAACGATCCTTGCCGCGGTCACCCCCATTCCCGACACCCTCTCCGAATATCAGTTCGCAGGCCTACTGCGCGGTGAAAAGACCGAACTCACCGCCGCGGGCGTTGGCGACCTGGAAGTTCCCGCGCGCGCCGAAATCGTCCTGGAAGGGTTCATCCACCCCGGCGACACCGCGCAGGAAGGCCCCTACGGCGACCATACCGGTTACTACAACGAACGGGCCGAATTCCCGGTGCTCACCGTCACACGGGTCACGATGCGCCGTGACGCGATCTACCACACCACCTATACCGGAAAGCCACCGGACGAACCGGCGGTGCTCGGCATGGCATTGAACGAAGTCTTCCTACCGCTTTTGCAGCGGCAATACCCGGAGATCGTCGACTTCTACCTGCCGCCAGAGGGTTGTTCGTATCGGCTGGCGCTCGTTGCGATCAAAAAAGCCTACCCCGGCCACGCCCGCCGCGTGATGTTCGGCGTCTGGGGTTTCCTGCGCCAATTCATGTACACCAAATTCATCATCGTCGTCGATGACGACGTCGACATCCGTTCCTGGCCGGAGGTGATCTGGGCGCTCACCACCCGCGTCGACGCCGCGCGCGACACGATGGTGGTCGAAAACACCCCGATCGATTACCTCGATTTCGCCTCCCCCGTCGCTGGCTTGGGCAGCAAGATGGGGATCGACGCCACCAACAAATGGCCAGGCGAAACCACACGCGAATGGGGCAGACCGATCACCATGCCGCGGGAGATCGTCGCCGCCGCGGAAGCGGGGTTGGAGGGGTTGTTGAAGCAGGGATCGGATCGCACAGAAGAGACTTGA
- a CDS encoding FitA-like ribbon-helix-helix domain-containing protein has product MATITLKNIPEDLYERLKIVAKANHRSINSELIHCLEIALRPHQVPPEERLERLRKIRADIPQSAVSPEEIQQAIEEGRP; this is encoded by the coding sequence GTGGCTACCATCACGCTCAAGAATATCCCTGAGGATCTCTACGAACGGCTTAAAATCGTCGCCAAGGCCAACCACCGTTCCATCAACAGCGAGTTGATCCACTGTCTTGAGATTGCTCTGAGACCGCATCAGGTACCACCCGAGGAACGGTTGGAACGTCTTCGCAAGATTCGTGCAGACATTCCGCAATCTGCCGTATCACCTGAGGAGATCCAACAGGCGATCGAGGAAGGCCGGCCGTGA
- a CDS encoding type II toxin-antitoxin system VapC family toxin: MIVADTNLIVYLVMPSPYTEAAERLLIRDPDWVVPFLWRSEFRNVLSLYLRKGLIRFDQALAIQAEMETLFQGKEYDVTSLDVLSLTHHSGCSAYDCEFVALAKALDIKLVTMDRKLVTCFPDTAMLLTAFCE; this comes from the coding sequence GTGATCGTTGCTGATACCAATCTCATCGTCTATCTGGTGATGCCGTCCCCTTATACGGAAGCAGCGGAGCGGCTTCTGATTCGAGACCCGGATTGGGTGGTTCCTTTTCTCTGGCGCAGCGAATTCCGCAATGTGCTTTCGCTCTACCTGCGCAAAGGGTTGATCCGTTTCGACCAGGCGCTGGCAATCCAAGCTGAAATGGAAACGCTGTTTCAGGGTAAGGAGTACGACGTAACCTCGCTGGACGTTCTTTCACTGACACACCACAGCGGGTGCTCAGCCTATGATTGTGAATTTGTGGCGCTCGCAAAAGCGCTTGACATCAAGCTTGTGACCATGGATCGCAAATTGGTAACCTGCTTCCCGGATACGGCAATGCTTTTGACCGCCTTCTGCGAGTGA
- a CDS encoding acyl-CoA synthetase has translation MTKAYEVGLERCEANYVPLTPLSFLQRTAAVYPDRLAVIHGNRRYTWAQFAERARRLASALHHLGVGKNDTVAVVLNNTPEMLECHFGVPGAGAVLNTINTRLDPETVAFILEHGEAKVLITDREYAHTVKAALARIDRKILVIDVDDPEYSGPGELLGTLDYEGLLSGGDPNFAFRYPDDEWDAISLNYTSGTTGNPKGVVYHHRGAYLNALSNIVSWGMSHHSVYLWTLPMFHCNGWCFPWTVAANAGVNVCLRRVDPKWIWDAIETHGVTHYCGAPIVHSMIANAAPPAWKSGKAGRTVKGLIAAAPPPAAVLQAMAEIGFEITHVYGLTETYGPAAVCAKHDEWATLSLAEQVRLNGRQGVPYHAQEAISVLDPDTMQPVPRDGQTMGEVMFRGNLVMKGYLKNPAATEEAFRGGWFHTGDLGVLEPDGYVKIKDRAKDIIISGGENISSIEVEDALYKHPAVMAVAVVASPDPKWGEVPHAFIELREGASVTPEELQQHCRQFLAGYKIPKKFTFGPLPKTSTGKIQKFILREQARSQEAIE, from the coding sequence ATGACCAAAGCGTATGAAGTCGGGCTCGAGCGGTGTGAAGCCAATTACGTGCCGCTCACGCCACTCAGCTTCCTGCAACGCACCGCTGCCGTGTACCCCGATCGGCTGGCAGTGATCCACGGCAACCGCCGTTATACCTGGGCCCAGTTTGCCGAACGGGCGCGACGATTGGCTTCTGCGTTGCACCATCTTGGGGTCGGGAAGAACGACACGGTCGCGGTGGTGCTCAACAACACCCCCGAAATGCTCGAATGCCATTTCGGGGTCCCGGGGGCGGGGGCGGTGCTCAACACCATCAACACCCGACTCGACCCCGAAACGGTCGCGTTCATCCTGGAACACGGGGAAGCGAAGGTCCTCATCACCGACCGCGAATATGCACATACCGTCAAAGCCGCGCTCGCGCGTATCGACCGAAAGATTTTGGTGATCGACGTCGACGACCCCGAATATTCCGGACCGGGGGAACTTCTGGGCACACTCGATTACGAAGGGCTCTTGAGTGGCGGTGACCCCAACTTCGCATTCCGTTATCCCGACGACGAATGGGATGCGATCTCGCTCAACTACACCTCAGGGACCACCGGCAACCCGAAAGGGGTGGTTTACCACCATCGGGGCGCCTACCTGAACGCGCTTTCGAATATCGTCTCATGGGGGATGTCGCACCATTCGGTCTACCTCTGGACCTTACCGATGTTCCACTGCAACGGCTGGTGCTTCCCGTGGACGGTCGCTGCGAACGCTGGTGTCAATGTCTGCTTGCGGCGCGTCGACCCGAAATGGATTTGGGACGCGATCGAAACGCACGGGGTGACCCACTACTGCGGCGCACCGATCGTCCACAGCATGATCGCCAATGCCGCGCCGCCAGCGTGGAAGAGCGGCAAAGCGGGCCGAACCGTGAAAGGGCTGATCGCCGCTGCGCCGCCGCCTGCTGCCGTCCTTCAAGCGATGGCCGAAATCGGGTTCGAAATCACCCACGTCTATGGCCTCACCGAAACCTACGGACCGGCCGCAGTGTGCGCCAAGCACGACGAATGGGCGACGCTTTCCCTTGCCGAGCAGGTGCGCTTGAACGGTCGCCAAGGGGTGCCGTACCACGCCCAAGAGGCGATTTCGGTGCTCGACCCCGATACGATGCAACCGGTGCCGCGTGACGGCCAGACGATGGGTGAGGTGATGTTCCGCGGCAACCTGGTGATGAAAGGGTACCTCAAGAACCCGGCCGCAACGGAAGAGGCGTTCCGCGGTGGGTGGTTCCATACCGGTGACCTGGGCGTGCTCGAACCCGACGGCTACGTCAAGATCAAAGACCGCGCCAAAGACATCATCATCTCCGGCGGGGAAAACATCTCGTCGATCGAAGTCGAAGATGCGCTCTACAAACACCCGGCGGTGATGGCGGTTGCGGTCGTCGCTTCCCCCGATCCGAAGTGGGGTGAGGTACCGCACGCGTTCATCGAATTGCGGGAAGGCGCTTCCGTCACCCCTGAGGAGTTGCAGCAACACTGCCGCCAATTCCTCGCCGGCTACAAAATTCCCAAGAAATTCACTTTTGGGCCGCTGCCGAAGACCTCGACGGGTAAGATTCAGAAATTCATCTTGCGCGAGCAGGCGCGTTCGCAAGAAGCGATCGAATAA
- a CDS encoding PilZ domain-containing protein — protein MVSPDAASEANSNAMGEKASSRATVLAVHIEAVSALYAAYMPWLKRGGLFVPTNRKFGLGDPLFLRVQLPDEPEPILLSGTVAWINPPNVAGGRVQGVGVHFDDGELTPKVKALIEQKLGALIGSGKTTHTL, from the coding sequence ATGGTTTCCCCAGACGCGGCAAGTGAAGCGAACAGCAACGCAATGGGCGAAAAGGCAAGCAGCCGCGCCACCGTGCTCGCTGTGCACATCGAAGCCGTCTCTGCGCTTTACGCCGCCTATATGCCCTGGCTGAAACGGGGCGGTCTCTTCGTCCCGACCAACCGGAAATTCGGTTTGGGCGATCCCCTTTTTCTTCGCGTGCAACTCCCGGACGAACCGGAACCGATCCTCCTTTCGGGTACCGTTGCGTGGATCAACCCGCCGAACGTCGCCGGAGGGCGCGTCCAGGGCGTAGGCGTGCATTTCGACGATGGCGAACTCACGCCCAAAGTCAAAGCGCTGATCGAACAAAAACTTGGGGCACTCATCGGCTCCGGCAAAACCACCCACACGTTATGA
- a CDS encoding enoyl-CoA hydratase — translation MNDAPFVLETLDDGVLTLTLNRPAQFNALSRAMLEALLAALERAKTDEAVRAVVLAGAGKAFCAGHDLKEMRANCTLEFQRDLFALCTKVMRTIMTLPVPVIARVHGIATAAGCQLVATCDLAVAADVARFAVSGITVGLFCSTPAVALSRNIGRKPAMEMLLTGEFISAERAQTLGLVNRVVAVDALDDEINKLTDSIKAKPRASIAMGKSLFYRQLEMGIDAAYQLASEVMACNMMHPDAQEGIDAFIEKRTPRYQHTPAPENVV, via the coding sequence ATGAACGACGCACCCTTCGTGTTAGAGACGCTCGACGATGGCGTCTTGACGCTCACCCTCAACCGTCCCGCCCAGTTCAACGCGCTTTCCCGCGCGATGCTCGAAGCATTGCTCGCTGCACTCGAACGCGCCAAAACGGACGAAGCGGTGCGCGCGGTGGTCCTTGCTGGCGCAGGCAAAGCCTTCTGTGCCGGCCACGACCTCAAAGAGATGCGCGCGAACTGCACCTTGGAATTCCAACGCGACCTCTTTGCACTCTGCACCAAAGTGATGCGAACGATCATGACGTTACCGGTGCCGGTGATCGCGCGTGTCCACGGGATTGCCACCGCAGCCGGTTGCCAACTCGTCGCCACCTGCGACTTGGCTGTTGCCGCCGATGTCGCGCGCTTCGCAGTCTCGGGCATCACGGTCGGACTTTTCTGTTCGACTCCGGCAGTGGCGCTTTCCCGCAACATCGGCCGCAAACCGGCAATGGAAATGCTGCTCACCGGCGAATTCATCTCCGCGGAGCGGGCGCAGACGCTCGGGTTGGTGAACCGCGTCGTCGCGGTTGACGCGCTCGACGACGAGATCAATAAGCTCACCGATTCGATCAAAGCCAAACCGCGTGCCTCGATCGCGATGGGTAAATCGCTCTTCTATCGTCAACTCGAAATGGGGATCGACGCGGCGTATCAGCTCGCATCCGAAGTGATGGCGTGCAACATGATGCACCCGGATGCCCAAGAAGGGATCGACGCGTTCATCGAAAAACGGACCCCGCGCTACCAGCACACGCCTGCACCCGAAAACGTAGTGTGA
- a CDS encoding peptide-binding protein has product MNGWGRLLEWVTLALLLLLAMWQNDRLWERVGRLEGQLRELQQDLRYANQQLARLSVSAMATGGGSPPPDARDSAQDSAHDFAATPPALGAFARAAHARTRPDFAEGDWFVRALPTGIATLTPYVSSDAYAAEVQSYVMESLLVRDPETLAWQGLLAESWSFDETGTTLTFRLRPGVRFSDGTPLTADDVVFTFRFVMDERIAAPRARAYLQKIEAVEALDPRTVRFRFREPYYDALALAGGMEILARHYYERYLSEPETFNRSRALLFGTGPYRLRNPESWRPDLGIVELERNPRYWGPVAPPFERLVWKVITNETARLTAFRNGEIDLYGARPVEYERLKADTRLSARATRFEYLAPTAGYSFIAWNPLRDGKPTFFADKRVRQALTLLTDRDRIIREIFLGYAEPAVSPFNPRSPQHDPSLRPEPPNLERALALLAEAGWHRRANDGVLVNAAGEPFRFKLTFFQDNDDTRRMVLLLKDLYARAGILLEPDPTEWSVMLERLNQKAFDAITLGWTSGVEVDLYQIFHSSQAGPGGDNFVSFQNPEFDRLIEAARSKIDETKRMQLWRQAERILVEEQPYTFLVRRKTLAFVDRRFANLQQTRLGLNIGFVPIEIYVPKAKQRYGQ; this is encoded by the coding sequence ATGAACGGCTGGGGTCGGCTGCTCGAATGGGTGACGCTCGCGCTCCTTTTGCTCCTTGCGATGTGGCAAAACGACCGCCTATGGGAACGGGTCGGGCGGTTGGAAGGGCAGTTACGCGAGCTGCAACAGGACTTGCGCTACGCCAACCAACAGCTTGCCCGGTTGAGCGTCAGCGCAATGGCAACGGGCGGTGGGTCGCCACCACCAGATGCGCGGGATTCTGCGCAGGATTCGGCGCACGATTTCGCAGCAACTCCGCCAGCGCTCGGCGCATTTGCGCGCGCCGCGCACGCACGCACCCGTCCCGATTTTGCCGAAGGGGATTGGTTCGTCCGGGCGCTACCAACGGGAATCGCAACGCTTACGCCGTACGTTTCGTCGGACGCCTATGCCGCCGAAGTGCAATCCTACGTGATGGAGTCACTCTTGGTGCGCGACCCCGAAACCTTGGCGTGGCAGGGGTTACTCGCCGAATCGTGGTCGTTCGACGAAACGGGGACAACACTCACCTTCCGCTTGCGTCCGGGCGTGCGCTTCTCGGACGGCACCCCACTTACCGCGGACGATGTCGTCTTCACATTCCGCTTCGTGATGGACGAACGGATCGCCGCGCCGCGCGCACGGGCCTACCTGCAAAAGATCGAAGCGGTGGAAGCGCTCGACCCCCGAACGGTCCGCTTTCGCTTTCGCGAACCCTATTACGACGCACTCGCGCTCGCAGGCGGGATGGAGATCCTGGCGCGCCACTACTACGAACGCTACCTTTCCGAGCCCGAAACCTTCAACCGCTCGCGGGCGTTGCTCTTCGGCACCGGCCCCTATCGCTTGCGTAACCCGGAATCGTGGCGGCCCGATCTGGGAATCGTAGAGCTTGAGCGCAACCCCCGCTATTGGGGACCGGTGGCGCCACCTTTCGAGCGCCTCGTCTGGAAAGTGATCACCAACGAAACGGCGCGGCTTACCGCGTTTCGCAATGGCGAAATCGATCTCTACGGCGCGCGCCCGGTCGAATACGAACGCCTGAAAGCCGACACGCGTTTGTCCGCGCGCGCGACACGGTTCGAATACCTCGCCCCAACCGCTGGCTACAGCTTCATCGCATGGAACCCACTTCGCGACGGCAAACCGACGTTTTTCGCCGACAAACGGGTGCGGCAAGCGCTCACGCTTTTGACCGACCGCGATCGCATCATCCGCGAAATCTTCCTCGGGTACGCCGAACCGGCAGTCAGCCCCTTCAACCCGCGCAGTCCACAACACGACCCGTCGTTGCGCCCCGAGCCCCCGAACCTCGAACGGGCGCTTGCGCTTCTTGCCGAAGCTGGTTGGCATCGCCGCGCCAATGACGGCGTCCTGGTGAACGCCGCTGGCGAACCCTTTCGCTTCAAGCTCACGTTCTTCCAAGACAACGACGATACGCGCCGCATGGTGCTTCTCTTGAAAGATCTCTATGCGCGCGCCGGAATCCTTCTCGAACCGGACCCCACAGAATGGTCGGTGATGCTCGAACGCCTCAACCAGAAGGCGTTCGACGCGATTACGCTAGGGTGGACCTCTGGCGTCGAGGTTGACCTCTATCAAATCTTTCACTCGTCACAGGCCGGGCCAGGGGGAGACAACTTCGTCTCGTTCCAAAACCCCGAGTTCGATCGCCTCATCGAAGCGGCGCGCAGCAAAATCGACGAGACGAAACGGATGCAACTGTGGCGGCAAGCCGAACGGATCCTTGTCGAAGAACAGCCCTACACCTTCTTGGTTCGCCGCAAGACCCTCGCGTTCGTCGACCGCCGGTTCGCGAACCTTCAGCAGACACGGCTGGGCCTCAACATCGGGTTCGTGCCGATCGAAATCTATGTTCCGAAAGCGAAACAGCGCTATGGCCAATGA